TGGGAAATATCATTTGTGGCTTTAGTGGAAATCGCAGTATCCTCTGAAACACGTCTTGAGCGTATTGTCACTTCACACAATTGATGAAAAAAACGATATTTAGTTGCTCAGCATTCGAAAAACAACAGCTCGATCAGAGGGGAGTCAGAGGAGCCGAAACGACTCAATCAAGAACAAATAATCGGttaatgacatttatttcatatttattaaaggtttttttgttaaaattctttttgttaaaataaccCTACCATAATATTTCCCCTGATATTTTAATGTGGCTTTTGGTCTTACTGTACCAAGTCCAAATTATCACTGGCCTTCTATCATCAAACATTTTGGAGATGCCTCTGAAAGGGAATAAATCTTGGCCAAATAGGATTCAGAAGTTCTATAAAGATAGACTTAATTAGAAACATGCCCATGTGTTTTGACTCAGCAAGATGTTAATATGTCAGTGGGATTTATGTACGCTGCTTCCTCTGTTCTAAGTAAGACTGGAGCAGTCCAGCTGGTTATCAGGACTGCCCTGTTAGGAATCTTGCATATGCAAAATTAAGTGTTAACATTAGAACACACTGGATTTGTGTCTGCCATTACTTTCTGGCGAAATGCATGTTcattaacaacaacaaccatTATAACGTCTGTGTTTATACTTTCAAAATGTACTGATGTTTTAcctaacactttttaaaaacaggattcTGTACTGATAAATTGAGGTAACACCAACTGTTGAGGTGGGTGTTAGTGTTACTAGCTAACTTTCTGCATTGAGTGgttgtttcttcttttcctaGGACCCAGCAGCGTCCTCTACTTTGGAGGCGGCATCGGACACTAAAGGAGAGAGCGTGGCCATGAACTACAAGCCCTCCCCACTGCAAGTCCAGATAGGTATTGCTGCCCTCCTTGGAAATCATCACACATTTTATATCACAGGGGTCACCAATAAGCAGCCATAATAAATGGAAGGCTTTTAACAAACTGGTGAGTGAGGAGCTATAAAAAGGAAATGGGATACCACAGTATGAGGAGTGCTTTACTTCTATACATACAGTCTGTAAAAGTGAAGGAACTGGGGTCACATAGTATTTCTTAGATGGTAttagtgaatttatttttaaaagcactgaATTCAAGAGGTGTAAAAGATTAGTCTTTAGATGTTGGCTCCCatttttttgcatgttaaaaaaaaagggctaaAATGGACACCAAACTAATGCACATTTCAGCTGTGTCCCCTAAGTAGGCTGTGGCACAATTCAAATGAGACTTCTTATGCGTTTCTTTAAACAGAGACTTTCTTCTTACCGCTTTTTCATAAAGGCTGGttttgctaataataataattatcatgtcaacagattctccctaCCTGAGCTGTCATTCTCAGAGCTGCTACTCTGATTGACGCTCTCCTTTCCCAGCCAGTCAGTTTTAGTAGACAGCCATGTTTTTGTAGGTTTGCAGATATTTGGGATGTTGTTTAACAACCAAATCCATTTTTTAAGCTTCCTGCACCGTTCTCTCAGACTTTCTCTCCTATGTTCATTCATGGGTCTTCATTATGCTGTTAAtccactaatgttctctaacaaacttctgaGAATAGGAAATATGGATTTATTCTGGGATTAAATTAAACTCAACTACAGcaatttcagatgttttgctttaattttactacaaatcaagaaaatgttaaaaaatttagAACTTTTTTGAGAAACTTTATAATTTGTATTGATTACCATCCACAGATTATCTTAGTTTTCTTGTATTATATCTGAGTAagattaaaaattacattaccCTAATTTAACCCCATATTTTAACAGAAGCGAAAATGTATTGTAGCCCAAAAGCAGCAGGTAACAGTGGTTGCCAGTGCTCTGTACCAAGTTGAATACTGAAGCACTCACTTATTTAACACTTTTTCCCCCTTCCAAATGATACAACTCTAGAAAATGTGTCCTGCTGTGCGGATTTGTTTACTGATGACTTCACATCCTTTGTTGCCTAGAGAAACAGAGGGACCTTGCCAGGAAGGCTTCAGTGAAGAATGGCACCGTGGGAAGTCCTGTCAATCAGCAACCCAAGAAAAACGCCAGGACAAGGTAGCACCTTCCTTCGTGTCTTTGTTCCGCTCTAATTTTTGAGCAGGTTATTAGCATGCTGAGTAACGCAGCAAAATactgcaaaacaactgaaatgcaAAACATGACATCAGTGCATCCTGCTTTGTATTAATGACCGTAAGGCATTAATTGCTTCACGTCAGCCGGAGACGCCATTAGATTTAATAATGTTACAACCTATTCAATCAGGACACAGCAAGGCTTcctcaaagaaaaagaaatgcatgaaGGGTGATGAAGGAGTCACAACCACTGAGCATAAACCCAGCGCAGCCTGCGGCGTTGACAAGTGGCTCATGCACCTAATCCCACTCTCTTGTGGATTAGTGGGAATATGAGAAACGCTGCCCACTGGTGTGAACCCAAAATGTCTGAGGCTAAAAGATAATTTTGCCCTTTCTGCTGTCTGAATGCTACCGATTAATTTTGGGAAGAGACAATCTCATGGTTCGAACTACggtgcttttttgtttttctcagttatATGACGTAAATATTTGCAATGATTGTTTTAAGATGgcttttttatgtgttttcaaattttcattTCTAATGCAGAACATGGCTGTGCTCTTTTATAGGTTGGTCGTGCCAAACAAAGGTTACTCCTCTTTAGACCAGAGCCCGGATGAGAAGCCTCTAGTTGCGTTGGACACTGACAGGTAAGCACTCCACTCCTACAATAACCTATAGCTGGACAAGTCACTTTATAAACTATAGGGTGGTGCCCTTAAGAGAATCTGGCTAAACTTTGCAGACCTCCTTCTGTGTATATGGGGCTAATCCATGGAGCGACTTGACAGTATTCTTAACAGAAATTGTCCTAAAAAAGGGGGCAAAGCTTCTCCCAGGGCTCGGGATTAGAGCACAGCAGGGTGAGGATTTGGACAGGCAGAAGCAGCTCTATCAGAGCCCTTCCTCCACCCCCCATGTATCAGCAGGTCTGTATATTTACCAGATGAGTCCCAACACTTGTGGACCCCTTCTTTCATTTGTGTATGCCAAACCCTTTAAAACTGTATTGATCCAaagagtttacgtcattcactcGCTGACTAGCTGGCTTGTTCACAACTTGACCCATTTTCTGCAAGATAGACATATTTGTTTGTGAGAAAAAAGATTAACTGGCTGCATTTCTGTgatgttgttgtattttttctcagattttcatcATTCTGACCAAATTTAGCTGCCTTGAATTTCTTTCTGCATGTCTAAGCCCATTAGAGTATCTTTTGTAGGCTCTAAAACCTTGTTTACTCTTGACTTTCATGCTTTTCTTCTTGTATTCTTCTGCTTATCTTAGTGTGTTAAGATCAGAGATGCTTTGAGAAATCAGCAGTTCACCAGAATTGGGTTATTttcagttagatttttttttgacagttaACACACCACAACCAAGTTACTGCTTCAAAGAGACTCAATGACTGCGTCTTGGATGTCTGTCTGTCGAGTGTTTAAAAgccataaaaatgtaagaaactctttaaaaatatactaCTAAAGTACAAAAAGGAGGGTTGGTGTTTCAAGCTTTTTAAACTCTCAATTTCTTTCGATTATGGAagtttatttggaaatgtgagATCCCTTTAGCAAATATCAAGTTTCGGTGAGAATCTACACTATATTCTCTAGTGAATAGTGGTTTTCGCAATGCTAGCCTCTCTAATCGCTAATATAAGATTCTACAGagagataaaaatgtgaattgcATGAACACTTTGTTTTTGAATGCTGTTTATTACCTTGGCCCACATACATGGCTTGGTACATAATGTTTTTCATGATGCTGTCTGTTTTGTGAAATGTACTACAATACCACCGTGTTTACAGgctttcaggttttctttctttttgttcaaaatttaaTGATAGTCATTATAGACAAACCCTTAAACTGTATTAGCTATGTCAAACCACAGGACATGTATCCATATATGAAGGAATTTGTGTTTGAGTCAATTTGCAAACTGTAATTTGACCTTTTCGGGTTTCTGTTGGAGCAATAactttttcaatcaatcaatcaaattttatttgtatagcacatttcagcagcaagacatttcaaagtgctttacatcattacaaacacagaatcacaatgcaatatagaatcaatcattaagtcaagttacatcaataaatttgtaattgattacatttcaaatgcaattctaaacaggtgggttttcagttgagatttaaaagaagtcagtgtttcagctgttttacagttttctggaagtttgttccaaatttgtggtgcatagatgcatTTTTCTCACTTAAATGTTCATAATACCATCTTCATGTACCATTTTCACAACAATTGtttaaacatctaaaagtttGGTTCATCCTTGAACTGaaggatgaaccagacttgTAGAGTTCTCCTCTAAATACCTTGgcttttttcatgtatttccCAAGAAGCCTCACAAGAACTTGGCTTGTTTCAGGTATTCtgttaaaatacatccacagacGTTCTTCCTTTTACCTCATAGTATGAGGTATGAGTATTTCAGTTCACTGTATGGACTGAAATTGTCTAAATTTATAGTGCTTTTCTAGTCATACTGACAACTCAAAACAATATATGCTAGCCACATTCGCTCATTCAAATTAACAACTGCATACACATTCATAGACTAACACACAGATCggtatgcaacttttagattGCAAGAAACTGCAAAGTCATGAACATATGTAGCCATATTTGTACCATCAGCAAACAAACGTTTCGCCCGGGTGTAGAGCCTTGTGGGATCCCATTTGTGATGTTCTTTCATCAGGGTAGTTTCTGAAGGTTTTCTACTTCTCAAaaaccatgttttctttttttttcaggatctTGTATTTGATTTGATATCTGATAGTAAGACAGAAAGATTGTGTCTATTTAtacagtttatgtaaatatgtgcTGTCTGCTGTATTAGGCAGCAGGTGAACATTTCATTGTTAAAAGTTGATGTCTTATTAGCAGGAAAAATGGAGAAGCATAAGGATTTGAGCGAGTCTGCTAATTACCAAACTGCTGACTAGATGACTGAGTTAGAGCAAAACCGAAGATAATGTGAGACGTTTCCAGTATCAAATGGTCAATAATAAAATCCTGGGAAGGAGCTTTGGTGAACGACAGAATCCTGGACCACCAAGGCTTACTGACTCACAAGTGGTTTACCCGCATGATCCAATCCAGCAGACGAGCTACTGTAGCTCTGacttctgaagaagaaaatgttggtTCTGACAGAAAGGTGTCAGAACAAACAGTGGATTGTAGTTTGTCGTTGTACGGGGGTGCATAGGTGATGGAAAATTTCATAAAGTATTGCTGAATAGTCATGTGTACTGTTTActtcaaaaaaattatataaactacctttttttctttattctttcttcACAAACATCTTTGCTTAATCAGTctaatattgaaaatgtttctgatctcactatatgttttgaaaaagtaattaaatacaatatttttacaaacatgaTACAGTTTGTAtctgctgcagtttctgtttctaTCAGTGAACAATGGGTTTTCTGCTCATCTTGTTAATGCAGCCATGGAGTGAATATGGAACTTTATTGTTGGAAATAATCCCTACAGGGAAAATAACCATGACAGAGCAATTAGAGCAGACAGTGAGAGTTTAAGATTAGAGCACAAAATGTTACCgtaaaaattcatttattttttttcctttctgtctaAGCCTTCTTAGGAACCCCAACTTAAAAAATTCTTATTATGTAGTAATTCCTCTCTGGTGCCATTTGTATCTTTTTGGGGTCTCACATAAGATGTTACCTGTCTTTCAGTGACGATGACTTCGACATGTCCAGATACTCTTCATCAGGATACTCCTCAGCCGAGGTGAGATGTCTGAGGGACCAGGTATTTATACAAATATTATATTGTTTCACAGCACCATCTGGCAAAACCACAACCATCGCCATGTTTTACATcaccttcttcctcctctgtcacACTGGGTCACAAATGTGCACTCATTTAAATACAATACTTTGTCTGTTTCCACACAGCGTTCATGTCAGTCCTGCTTCATGATTTTCATCCCTTTAAATCTCGTCCCATTTTGTTCTTTAGTATGTAGCACATCTTCTGGTTTTAGCCTGTGGCGTCCACTCATCGCCGTAATAATTTGATTGTATGttgttgcttttatgttttatttcatttcgtATGCTCCAGTCATTTGTTTACTTAAAGACCAAAGAAACGACCCATTCATCAAACATAAACgttcggaaaaaaaaaatctaatttgtcaGTTTAAAATGAGCAGATTCATCATTTAACATCTATAAACAATACTTACTTTATGAGCAGTAAGTACCTTATTTGTTCAATACATATTGTTCATTTTAGTAGCAATTGAAATTTTGCacaggttttgttttacaatgtgAATTGTGTTACTGAAATATACAAACCTTTCAGTAGTGGCTTTTAAAACATATACGTACCGTCATGTCTGGACTACATGCCACTACGTTATTTTATGTGCTTTTAACACTGGAATGTGGCTCATCTATGAATTTTCTCCAGCGTGTTTCGAAAAGCTGCACTGCTGCGTGAGCCTCGAGCAAATTTGCATCAAGATGAAAGTGACAGTGGAAGAGGGATTGAGGAAGTGTGTGTGATGCTGTTCCATTCTGACACTGAAGAGGACGACTTTAGTGGTTTAGTGCATAGGAGCAAGATGAAGATAGCGATCAATGACTTTTCCTTGTAGGctactgtatttttcttttctcattaaGCAGCCGTGTTGGAAACACTGTTCAGAAAAAGCATACATATTTcattaaagagtaaaaaaatacatctgtgtAAATATCTCAAGTTGCAACGTGGACACCCAGGGCTTAAAGACAAGTACaatacatactttttttttcttaaagttagTGGGTGTGACTTATATTCAGGTGTGTTCAATTGACCATTAGCAACTACGTCAATACGGGAGTATTGAACAGAGCAACTGAAATTGTTTCCctaagttgtttttgccagtttattcatggcttctaTTTGTTcgagtcgagctaatttgtctgtgaacctTACACACCTGGTTGGCGGCGGCATTTACAAAAGTTGGAAGTATGATGATGTCCATCATAGCAGAGTGGGCAGAGTTCTGGAGAGCGTGATGTCACGCGCAAAACTCCAATAGTCCGGAAATTACAGTATGTATATTTGCGTGTATATGTAAGAGAGCAGATTCTAAATAGGCGCACCCGAATTTTGCACGACAGACATttgtgtcatctgcaaacaaaacaagtttggCCCGCGTGTCATTTGTGGTTTTTTCTCATCGAGGTAGTTTCTGAAGTGTTTGCTACTCCTTAAAATgattatatttccttttttccagtGCGATTCTTTTTTAATCTGTGGTATCAGAAGTTCTTTAATAAACTGTAAACACCTCATTatacactttgtttttaaatgcagattCAATATCTTGAGTCAGTTGAATTAGAGTCTTTGCTGTTGATCTGTTTGCTCttaagttgttgttttgctgtttatAAATGTTGAAAGTTTAGCTTAGGGTCAACAGAGTATATTCGGCAAAACTGTCTTAAAGTTTTGCCgattatatgtatattttttttctatgatttTTTTGCAGCAAATTAACCAGGACCTGAACATCCAGCTCCTGAAGGACGGGTACCGGCTTGACGAGATCCCAGATGACGAGGACCTGGATCTGATCCCCCCTAAAGCAGTGAACCCCACCTGCATGTGCTGCCAGGCCGCCCCCTCCACAGCCTGTCAGATCCAGTAGCTGCCCCACTCCTCCTTCATCcctaaatgttcttttttgcCAGCTGCTGAACAGAATGGCAtcgaggaggaaaaaaaaaccaaactgtcGACTTGAAAACCAGGCAAAGGCAAAACTAATAGAATGGGGGCGGAGGAAACTGAATATGTACAGTAGCTGTGCATGTTCCTCCTATGGCAGGATCTGTGTGTCTTACGTCTGCGATGTTGGTTCAGCGGGGATGGATTCAACTCATGGCAAAGACCTTACCTCGAAGAAAACAATGCTACTTTTGTTTCCCCTTTGTTCGAGTTGTAGCTCTTGCTTggggagtttttgttttttgcataaaaCGATTGTGCAACATTGCAGAAGAGGAGAAACGACAAGAAGGGACAAGAAAGAATTGgccaaattgcttttttttgtcattactGTGTCAGTGGGCTTTTCCAGGCACTCCACTTCCTCTCCTGGTGTATAATTTGCGATCCAATATGATGGAGTATAGGACATTAGAAGTTTGAACGAGgccattttatttccaattcTCTCATTTCTTTCACCTGGTCTGCTTCGTCTTCCCCTGTATGTGAGAACCAGACGTGTGTGAGTTTGGTCatgcccagaaaaaaaaagcagcgtGAATGAAACACTAGTGCTCACCCTCTCAACACTAAGCTACCAGTCAGTCTGTTATTCTGAGATCTTGTCCTGCTTatatctgttttatatttagttataagaagcagaaaaatgcaTGTTGCCTGTTTACACTACATCCTGATGCCAGATgtgcagatatttattttaatctactGACCCACAGCCAACTCCGTGTATTGAAGAAACATTGTGTGCTTTGTAAAATGGAACATCGTCCATCATATTGAGGTTCACCTACCGCCATTTTAGTAGATGTAAGGGGAGAAAAGCATCGCAGCACACATCGTGCATAAATCCATGTCACAGCATTCTCACACACTGAAGGTTACGTCATAGATTGTATACATGAATGAGGGAAATGAATGAAGACATAGGCTTAGAATtgtatgtttttagttttatttacttatgttTGAACTGTggccaaataataataatgcccCTGGTAAAGacgtgctaaaaaaaaattaatctttcAAATTTCATAATGAAGGAAATAATCACAGCTGACACCACCTGAAATaatgcatataaaataaatgtagctgaAGAATTTCCTAATATATACATGTATTTTAAGTTAAACACTTTCTAGGAATGTTTCATTACTAATCCCCGACTTTAGGTTTCTTCGACGTGTGAATATCATGCACCCATCCCTTACACTTGCCTGTTTGCAGCGGTGCTGGAGCTTTTCTAGTGGTTATTTGGCAGGTGGCACAGTGGTGCAAcacccatgcatgcacacacacacacacacatacacacacacacagtcctgAGGTCAGTTTAGTAAGACTAATTACCCTGACAGGAATGCTTTTGAACTGCGAAAGGAAGCCAGGGTATCCGGACAAAAACTCCTTGCGGAAAGACTCAAAAACTGTCATTTGGgactctttaaaatgtaaaatacaagaaaagaaGCCACTCCACTGAAACAGATGGATTCATATTTAATAAGAGTAATTTGAGAGCAGTAGTAAAACGTGTTATATTAGGGtcctaaaaatgtattttatttgtccaCATCTTTACCAGGCATGCCAATACTTGTGTAGGGTGCATCTTATGGACAACAGGCTGTAGCACCAGAAACAGTTGTCATTTCATACTTTATGCCATTCTTCTTGTAGTTAAGTATCTCAAAAAGgacttcttaattttttttcttaagaattAATGTACACTTTTTACTTAATATCTGAACCAATCACACACCTCAAAGTCTTAGACTGAACAAT
Above is a genomic segment from Xiphophorus couchianus chromosome 20, X_couchianus-1.0, whole genome shotgun sequence containing:
- the fam219aa gene encoding protein FAM219A isoform X2 — translated: MMEEIDRFQVPPVNGETQPLDPAASSTLEAASDTKGESVAMNYKPSPLQVQIEKQRDLARKASVKNGTVGSPVNQQPKKNARTRLVVPNKGYSSLDQSPDEKPLVALDTDSDDDFDMSRYSSSGYSSAEQINQDLNIQLLKDGYRLDEIPDDEDLDLIPPKAVNPTCMCCQAAPSTACQIQ
- the fam219aa gene encoding protein FAM219A isoform X1, yielding MMEEIDRFQVPPVNGETQPLDPAASSTLEAASDTKGESVAMNYKPSPLQVQIEKQRDLARKASVKNGTVGSPVNQQPKKNARTRLVVPNKGYSSLDQSPDEKPLVALDTDSDDDFDMSRYSSSGYSSAEVRCLRDQQINQDLNIQLLKDGYRLDEIPDDEDLDLIPPKAVNPTCMCCQAAPSTACQIQ